A single window of Rhipicephalus microplus isolate Deutch F79 chromosome 5, USDA_Rmic, whole genome shotgun sequence DNA harbors:
- the LOC142818040 gene encoding uncharacterized protein LOC142818040: MGQDLKIDLLGAIQMLKASWENVKQSTIANCFRHAGFGRTDEESVEESEEAGLACADEESELTETWSKLESFVGAGPQSICIEDFVGGDDITGTTAELTDLEIVAEAAAEQPNEDSAEVDPASADGAPLPTSAEVVAALTLVCRHCGPIEGTDLSLMDRLDYIEDAVVKHAMANKKQATLFQYFRPKQ, encoded by the exons ATGGGCCAAGATCTGAAGATCGATCTCTTGGGAGCCATCCAAATGCTCAAAGCATCGTGGGAAAACGTCAAGCAGTCGACGATAGCCAACTGCTTTCGGCATGCGGGTTTTGGTCGCACTGACGAGGAATCAGTGGAAGAATCCGAGGAAGCAGGGTTGGCATGCGCAGATGAAGAAAGTGAGCTCACCGAAACATGGAGCAAGCTGGAGAGCTTTGTAGGTGCCGGGCCGCAAAGCATCTGCATTGAAGACTTCGTTGGAGGTGATGACATCACTGGTACAACGGCAGAGCTCACGGATctggagattgtcgccgaagctgctgctgagcagccaaatgaagactctgccgaggtggatcccgcaagcgctgatggtgccccgctcccgacatcagctgag gtcgtagctgccttgacCCTTGTGTGCCGCCACTGCGGCCCGATTGAAGGCACCgacctatcacttatggatcgcctggactatattgaggacgcagtcgtcaaacacgccatggccaacaaaaagcaggctactctttttcaatattttagaCCAAAACAATAA